GTTCGGCGACCCGGCGCATGTGCACGACGTGGTAATGAACGAGTTTCCGCAGCGCTTCGCCATTTGGGGTGACCGCAAGGCGTGCCTGGAGCGGTTCGAGGTGCTAATCGACGCGGTACGCCCGAGCGGACTGCTGCTCAACGTCGACGCCGGTTGCATTTCGCAAGAGGATATTCACGACTCCATGCGCTACGCGGCGACGCAGATCCTGCCGGCGGTGCGCGACATGCTGCGTGCCGGGCAAGAGAAACCGCCACCCTCCCGCTGACCGGTTACGCCAATGCCCTTTCTGGCCACAGGCAGGGCGCCGCAGAGCGACTTCAGGAGGAACAGGAATGGATGCAAGGGAAATCGGCGGCTTGGTCGATTCGGCAACTGGCTACCAGAGCCGGCGGCTCTATCACGACCCGGAAATTTATCAACTCGAACTGCAGCGAGTGTTTGCACGCAGTTGGCTGTTTCTGACCCATGAGTCGCTCATTGCCGGCGCCGGTGATTTCCAGACCGCCCTGATGGGAGAGGATCGCGTGCTGGTGGTGCGTCAGACCGATGGCTCGATCCGCGCGTTTATCAACTCCTGTCAGCACCGCGGCAATGTGCTTTGCCATGCCGATAGTGGCACTGCGCGCGCCTTCACCTGCAATTACCATGGCTGGAGTTATGCGCTCGACGGGTCGCTGGCCGCCGCGCCTCTGGAAGCCGAGGTCTACCGTGGCCAGCTGCCGAAGGCGCAACTTGGCCTGATTCCAGTACCCCGGATCGCCAGCTACAAGGGGCTGGTTTTCGGTTGCTTCGATCAGACCGCACCATCCTTGACCGACTACCTCGGCCCGATGACCTGGTACCTGGACACTTACCTGGACGCCGTTCCCGGCGGCACGGAGTTTCTCGGTGGACCAATGAAATATCGCGTGCCGTGCAACTGGAAACTGCCGGCGGAGAATTTCGCCGGCGATGGATACCACGTTGGCTGGACCCACGCGGCGGCTCTTGCCATCGGCGCCCGGGACAACGTCGTGGGTAGTATGCGGGGCAACAGCGAACAAAACGTGGTGGCCACCGGCGGTCTGCATGTGGCCACCCGCCACGGGCACGGTTTTTCGCTGCTCGAGGATGGCT
This Immundisolibacter cernigliae DNA region includes the following protein-coding sequences:
- a CDS encoding aromatic ring-hydroxylating oxygenase subunit alpha, with amino-acid sequence MDAREIGGLVDSATGYQSRRLYHDPEIYQLELQRVFARSWLFLTHESLIAGAGDFQTALMGEDRVLVVRQTDGSIRAFINSCQHRGNVLCHADSGTARAFTCNYHGWSYALDGSLAAAPLEAEVYRGQLPKAQLGLIPVPRIASYKGLVFGCFDQTAPSLTDYLGPMTWYLDTYLDAVPGGTEFLGGPMKYRVPCNWKLPAENFAGDGYHVGWTHAAALAIGARDNVVGSMRGNSEQNVVATGGLHVATRHGHGFSLLEDGYSGIALYDQPEVMAAWLTENRPLVRERLGDRRAQFFGSHCNLNLFPHFSALPMGLNSFRVWHPRGPDEIEVWIWALAYRQMPAEVKAAIRHAHMKTFGIAGLLEGDDTENVQYATDACRGYVTRSHPVYCGMALSRGGPHPELPGTVHEGAIAEIAQRNFYGFWQQLMTASDWSALDAAPVDASLAGGNA